The genomic interval GCTCCGGCAGGCCTGGGGTGGGCGGGGGCAGCTGGTATGGCTCAGACCAGTATTCCCGAGGTGGAAAGGTGGCCGGCGGGGGTGCGTAGTCAGCGGGGACGCTGAAGTGGCCGGCACCCAGGGCCCGGCTGAAGGCCGGGAAGGCCGGGGTGGCGGGGAGCTCTGCCCCATAGGTGCGGTAGCCGCCATAAGGGCCCCGGGGCGGGCCTGGCTCGCCAGGGCCCCCTCCTCGAACCCCCCAGAGTTCTGACATCTGGCTCTCCAGGGAGCCGATGCCCGAGTCCAGGCAGTCCTGGGAGGCATAGGGGAGAGAGTCCAGGGTTTGTGAGAACCAGTCCGAGGGCCCGAAGCTGCCGCCACTGCTCCCGCTAGGAGGGAGGCTCCTGCCTGTCGGAGCGAAGGTCTGCATCAGGCCCTCCCGGGGGGTTCCTGGGGACGCCTGGGCCCCCAGCTTCTTTCCCTCCGGGCTGCACTGCTCCTGCTCTGTCGGCAGAGAGCCGGGCTGAGAGGAGGGTGAAGGCCGCCGGCCGCTTTTGTCCTTGCTCGAGGCCCTGGAGGGCGGCAGCAGGGCGTTGGCGCGGAGCTCGTCGGCCACGGAGCGCTGGGGCCGGCTCGGCCGCTCAGGGTGGAAGAATCGGCACTTGATCCCATAGGTGCATTTCCTCCCTGGGAGAGAATTCAAGGGGGATCtagaaccagggcttccctggcggctcagacggtaaagcgtctgcctgcaatgcaggagacctgggtttggtccctgggtcaggaagatctcctggagaaggaaatggcaacccactccagtactcttgcctgaaaaattccatggactgaggagcctggtaggctacagtccatggggtcgcaaagagtcggacacgactgagcaacttcagctTCACCTTCACCTAGAACCAGGGGGTGGGAGACCGAAGGGCCAGTCCAAGAAacatggggtgggggtaggggatcCCTGAGAGAAAGGACACGGGTACAGGCTGATTTGGGCGAGAGATCAGGGGATGCTGTGAGGACGGCCCGGGAGGCTGGGGCCCAGGCTCTTACCATAGGGACACGGCTGCTTCCTGTGCTCCGCTGTGAGTGGCTTCTTACGCAGGAAGTTGTCCAGGCTCGGCCCGTGACGGCCCAAAGGGTCATCAGGGGGCATGAACCTGCAGAGGACGGGGGAGAGGTGATGGGGGACTTCCCAgtgctggggaggggctggaTAGGGAGCCTCACTCGGACGAAGAGGGGGCAGCTCCGAAAACTAGTGTCCACCCAGTAGGGTCCCCCAGGCTCTGGGGGGATTGTCCTGAGGTAGGGAGGAGGTCCCAGTCCAGAGGGCCACAGTCAGGGGTGACTCTCTTGCTGGGAGCTCGCTGAGGCCTGAAGTCGGGATCTAAGGCTGCATCCACTGGCCTCTGGTCAGAGCCTCGGGGCTGGGAACTGGAGAGACTGTCTTGAAGCACTGACCACATCCTGTCCCAAAGGCTCCTGACCCAGCCCCTAAGCCAGAAAGCCTAGCCCTCTCCCAGCCTGGCTGCTCCCCTGTGGGGTCCTGCCAATCTTGCGCTTGGAGCTGCCCAGGCCCAAGGCCACACGGCTCAGCCACGGAGCCGCCCCGGCCTGGTCCCTCCCCTGAGCCCCTCCAGCAGTGGGGGGACATACTTGTCGTTGACGAAGGAGTACATGAGCAGCCGCTCCTCGATGAAGCGCTTCCACTCCTGCCGCTCTCCCTGCAGGTCCCGGTACGTGTCGTTGGAGACCACGATGCCGTCCGACTCAAAGGCCAGCTTCACGATGAAGCGGTCATCGTAGCAGACCACCCGCTTGCCACCCACCCGCCGTGACGGCGTGAATACCAAGATCTTCTTCTTTTCCAGGTCCCGCAGGATGTGCTGGTCTGGGAGGCAGCAGGGGTGCACGCAGGTCAGGGCCCAGCCTGGACTCACAGCCAGCCCGCATGGCTCCCTGAGCCCAGTAGCCAGGCTCTCAACCCCAGGGTCATGGGAGCAGGAAGGGGCTCTGTGGAGGCTCTCAACCCCAGGGTCATGGGAGCAGGAAGGGGCTCTGTGGAGGCCAACAACCCCCGCAGCTTGCTGGGCCTGGCGCCTCGTTTCAAACCCCCAAGAACAGGCTGGCCAgagaagctgggctgcctcctccccTATGGACGCCAGCCCTGGTCATGCCCAGCCTGTCCTAGGGGTATCTGGCAACGAGTTCTGGCTTGAGCTGAGGCCAGATGAATGTCTCAGCCAGGACTGACGGGCCCACCCAGAAGGGGCCTCTTTTCCTGGAACGGGCGACCCTAGCCAGCCTGCCCCCACATCAAGACGTCCAGAGAAACAAACCTGGGCTCTCCCCACAAAGGTCAGGAGCTCGTGTAGGAGCAATGGTAGCAGCCGGAATCTGTTACGTGCCAGCAGCTGGCATCCGCTATGTGGCAGGCGCTCTGCTGAGCACTTAGGCAGATTAACTGCTGTGATGCTGATACCCACCCCGCAAAGTTATCTAGCCCTCACCCCATCCCGTGTCTCAGATGAGGGGCAAGTGGCCTAGCCAGAAGGGACTGATCCGGGATTACAGAGGCCAGGGACTTGGCCGCTATATCACCCGACCCTGTGCCACGGGGGATATGGCGTGAGCCGGCCACCATTAGGTGAGGGAGGTGCCCGCTACCCAAAGGTAGAGGCTGCCCAGGGTGACCGCCAAGGACCACTGTTCAGAGCAGGGATGCTGAAGACAGCAAAAGCCAGGGAAAGAACTGCTGGTTCCTGCCTGGGGCCTGGAAGCTGTTGCTCACACCTAAAGGGTCTCTCTGGAGGAGAACTGCAGCAGTGAGACCGCGCCCCATCCGAGGTGCCACTCACCAGTGATGGGCACATCTGGGCGAGGCTGCTCTTTCCTCCAGGATGGCACAAACACGGTGATATCTGTGTGGCCCCGCTCCAGGAACCAATTCACCGCCAGGAGGATCCCCCGGCAGGAGAAGACCTCCTTGTTCCCAtggctggggaggagaggagggcagggtcAGCCTGCTGTTGCTTTGGCCTGCACAGGAGGGAGGCGGGCTGCCCTCCAGCCCCTGTTCTGGCTGGTGGAGCCGCTGGGCTTGGCCCCCCGCCCTCTGGCTGGAGCTCCAGCGCCTGTATTCACTGCTGGTTCCCACACAGGCTGTGATGACCAGACctggggctttttttttcccGAGGTTCCTCTCCCAACAGACAGCAAGGAGACGCCCAGGAATCTGGCAGCACCTGCTCCCCACGTGGGGCAGGGTCAAGCTGCTTACAAcacacctgggggtgggggaaaggcactgggaccacagggacccagaTGTCCACAGGCGGACTGAGTCACCACCCCTCCCCTGCCGGCTCgcagggctgtgggtgggagctggggaggagAAGCCAGGTTGCTCTGGATTAAAGCTGGATTAGAGTTCAGGCCGGGAGTGCGACTGAGGAGGGTGAGGGGGGAGCCTCGAGTCAACCTTCAGTTCAGGGCAGGAGGCGGCCACAGGGCCCTTCAGTGTGAAAGTGAAGGGAGAATGCTTTCCCTCCCACTGCCCTGATTCCCTAGACCGAGCGCCTCACCCCTCCCAGGAGGGCGTGACCCGAGGCCAAAAGACGGGTCTGGAAGCCTCTGGGGACTCTGCCAGCAGCTGAGCTGGGAGAGGGGacactccccgccccccccccccccccccccccccccgatccAGAAGCAAGCCCTGAGGTGGCCCTGGCTGTTTCTCTACCTGAAAAATGGGCCTGAGGGACCGCAGCCTCCTTCAGAAGGGCCCTCTGTCAGTGGGACAATGGTCCTGTCTGCTTGAGGCCAAAGACAGTCCAACAAAGTGGAGGTTCCATCTGGCTTCACAGGAAGGGACGGGGCCTCCCAGGTAATACCGGGTGTCATGGCAGGGCTCCAGGACCAGGCAAGGGGATGGGAAGGGGCCAGATGGGCCTCCCTCCCCAACAGCCCCTGCCCCTCAGTGAACAACTCAGACTCATATTTggcaaataaaacagaataagcATTACGCAAAAGAGGCAACTCCATGGCCGACCACATCCTGTGGGTGggtttgggtggggtggggggtggcggcgGGCGACAGCTAGAGCCCCAAGAGAAATAGAAAGGGAGGTGGGGCGGGCATGGAGACTGTCGAGGAGTGAGGCTGGGGCTCCCAGGGCTGAAGGTCTCTGTAAATTGTAAGTGAGGCGAAGTCCAACCTGAAGGCAGAGCTCATCCCTGCCAGGTGGGGCCTCCTCACTGCCATCCGCCGGCCCacttataataataaaagttaacatttactgagagCTGTGAGCCAGGCCCTGATCCCTGTGCTCAGTACTGAATCATCAGTAAGCCTCTGAGGAGGGGACTGTCATGAGAGGACCTTTGCCCTTTTattcaggtgaggaaactggtCCACAGAGGGCAACCAGTTGCCAGCATCACAAGTAGCGATGGTCAAACAGGGATGCACACCCAGAGGCTGTGCTCTTAACCCCTACGGGTGCTGATGCCCGATCATACAAAGACAAGTGACAGCCCCCACAGCAGGCCTGAATGCATAGGCACCGAGCCCAGGTGCATGGCATAGCTCCTTGGCTTCATCCTTACAAGGCTCTGAGATGCATCTAAAGTTCCCTGGCTATTGGTAAGAGGTCGAACTTAAACCCACGTCGGACTGCCTTCTGACCCCTAACAGGAGAGCTAAGGTTCtttaggagaggaaaaaaaaaaaaaccaacaacttcCAAACTTGAGTTTGAACAAAAGGGCTCAGTGGGTGGGGCAGGCTGGGAACAGGGAAAATCATGCATCTGGCAAACTCCTGCTCCTCTGTCAGGACCCCAGGTGGGGTGTCCTGACAGCTCCCCATCTACCTGCCGCCttctgtgcacatgtgtgtacctGCACACGCCCCCTCCCAGGCCAGCACCCACAAGCCCTGGGACTTCGGGGTCCACTGGGGCTTCCGGGACAGAGCACTGCTTCTGGGAATCAGAAACCTTAGCTGGGGACAAGTCTGCTCTCAGTCATCCCAGCCCCCAGGATATTCCTTAAGCAGGCGAACAGAGCCTTACTCTTGGCAGAAGTCGAGCACGTGTGGCGGTCCCTCGAGTCAAGCCCAGATCCTACCCTCCCAAGCCAGGAGCGCCTGTCTGCAGCTAACCTCAGTCCTTCTCACTGCCCGGGAGGAAGTTCTGCTGGCAGAGGAGAACCAGACATCCTCTCACCCTCACCACAGTCCTGCTGGCCCAGAAAGTCAGGGCCCCTCAGCCTAAGGAGACACTGGACGACATGTGCTTCTGCTGGAGACTCCAGACTCCCACCCTGGGTAGAGGGCAGGGCTACCCAGGTGAAAAGATCTGCCTGGGCTGGGCCCAGCAAGTGGAGAAAAATTCCCTTAGAAGGAAACAAGAGGTGAATTTCCCCACAATTTGCATATGGTAGGGGCTGGCCCGCCTGCCCTGGGgcgggagggggcaggagggtaGGAACCCAGCAGCAGCTGAGACAGGAAGCTAGAGGCTGGAATTCCCCTTTTGCTACTGCCCCAGCTCAGAAAACCCCGAGCGGCTCGGCCTCTGGCCAGGCCCTCCaccacctgcccctccccctgcccggCTCCTCCTCCTCAGGCCAGGATACAAACACACACTGCACATGGCTGCCCCCGGGCTCAGCCTTCCGGCCCACGCCCCCCAGAGGAGGGAGTCGCTAAGGGATCCCAACTCCTGACCCAGTCAACTGCTACTGCAGCCCGAGAGGGGTCCCCCAACTCTCAAAGCACGTAGGGTGACCAGCTGCCGTGGGCTTGTGGATGCCagcttgcctcagtttccacctAGGCTCAAACCATTccagagatgggaaaacagacCCAGAAGTGGCTGGAGGAGGGCCACCTGCATATCTACTGAGCTAGGCCGGGCCCAGGCAGACAGCTGAGCTCGGCCAGGTATGGGAGGGGCAGATggggggcaggcagaggacagaggCCTCATGAAGCCCACCTGGGAGAGCCCTCAGGGAGGCTGGGGAAGGAGTCCTTCCCACTCCACACCCGTGTCTGGGGTCTCTCCATCCACACCCGCAGGAACTTTTCCTTATGAGCTAGACACCCAGCCCTGACTCACCAGCCTGCCTTGAAAGGACAGGGAGAAAGTGAGGCCAGAGGGCAGGGATGAATGGAAGGGAGGTCTGGGTTCTCTGGAGTCAGCAGcagcgcccccacccccccccccccccgcccccatgagAGCCTGCATAGGGGAAGAGGTGGGGATGGCTACTGGGGCCCAGGCCTAGCTCTGGTCCCTGGGGGACCCTGAGAGCCCAGTCTAGCCTAGGTGGCTCCAGCAGAAGCAGAGGCGACCCAAGTCATCAAGCCCCTGGAGCCAAAGCATCAAGCCACCCGCCCACACCCCTGATGTCGCCAGATCCTCAAGGTTACTCTTGGTCACAGCTGCAAAGGCCTCAGTAGCTGGGCCGGCTTCCACGCGAGCCCAGGTCTGAGGCAACAAGGCCCCAGCAGTCCCAGACCCTGAATAACAGTAACGATAACAACAACTACCAATGATGAACAAGCCCTTCTCTCCAGGTTCCAGGCATTCATTCCTCACAAGCACCACCTGAAGGGTGGTGAGCCCCATCtcacagaggaggaagaaggcTCCTATGTGAATAAGCTGGAGCCCACAGTCTGATCCCTAATGGAGAGCATAAGGCAGCTCTGGAGTCAGAAGGATCTGAGTTCGAATCCTTTCTCCGGCACTTACGAGAAGTGGGCCCCAGAGTAACTCTTTGAGCCCCCTCAAACAGCCCTAAAACCCACTTCCAAGAAGCTGAGAGGATTAAGGGAGactcctggcacacagtaggaccTCCATAAAGGGCTTTCCCTTCCTCTAGACCAGTCTAGAGAAGAGACCAAACTCCTTCCTGAAGTCCTCTCTACAAGAGGTGTAGAGACATGGCCACCAATCCCGGCCAGAGGCCATGGTCTTGGACACAGAAGTGACATGTACCTCATGGCCACGTTGCTCCCATCGATGACTATGGGTCTCAGGTCACTGCCCTCCTTGTCTTCCTCGGGTGGAGAAGTCTCCACGGTGGGAGCCTTGGGGGTGCCCCCACCCCGGGGGACCAGAGGCAGCTGAGGGCAGGGATCCGGCGATGCCTGGCGCTCCCGCTCGGCCGCTGACCCATGTTTCACCAGCTCCCCCAGCACTGTGTTGGTGTCTGCCTGGACGCCCAGCTTCTGCAGGACACTGTGGATCTCAGCAGATGAGTAGCCCAGCTTCCGGAAGAAGTCAACCTTCATCTGCAGCTCTGCAGTCGTTGCCTCCTCGGCCGTGGGCTCCTGGGCGGGCCTGGGGGTCCCCTGGCAGCAGCGGCGGTCTTCAAGTTCCCACAGGCTCATGGTGGGGCTGGCTTCCTGCCTGGGCCTCTCTTCACTGGCCACTCACAGCTCAGATTGGTGGAAGGCACTTTTCACAGCTCCTGTAGGACAACCAGGAGGGTTAGGGATGGGACTGGATTTCCTGCTCACCTCCTttcctgtccctccctctccatccaACAATATGGGTGGCAGTATGCAAAGCCATCTTGGCCTTTTACCTCTGGTATCCTCTCAAAAGCCTTCCCAGCTAGAGAGCATCACTCCCATCTTATATAGGAGGAAAGTTCAGCTACAGACATTAAGAACATACTCAAGGTCATCCAGCTGTTAGCTGGTGACGCAAGGATTTGAACTTGGGCAGTCttacccctcctcccaccccattcccAGCACCCACCCCCGACACCCGCCAACCAGGGGACCCAGAAATCGTGGGAGGCCTCCGAGGACCTGACCGCGCCCCCACGGCAAACGGGGCGGGGCTCTCATGTGGAAACCCGCTGGGTTGGAAGTGCGCTGGAAGGGGGTGGCGGGGGCTTCCCCGTTGAAGCCATCGCCTCCTCGCGTCCGTCTGCCCACTGCTCGAAGCCCAGGCCGGGAGGCGCGGGGCCCGTGGCCGGACTCCCGGGCCGGGGGAGGGGAAGTTTCCAGGGCGACCCACCAGCGAGAAAAGTTGCTGGGAAACTCTGGTTGGCCTCCGGGCTCGGTGACGCGGAGGGCGTCCCGGCCCAGAACCTCGCTCTCGCCCGATTCCCACTCCGGACCTCGGTCTCCCAGGATCCTCCGACTTGGGCAAAGTTGGAGGAAGGCCCGGGGATCGGCAAGGCCGGAGTGGACTGGCCCCACGTCCCTCCCGCTCCGGTCGGTCTCAGCTCGAGcccttcccaccccctcctccccccgccccggagGCCTGCTCCCCCTCCCAGCCGCGAGCGCCTCACCCTGCCGTGCGCCAGCCGCGGCCGGCGGCGTCTCCATGGGGCCGAGTCCCGGGGGCCAGGCCGCCAGCGACTTTATACGGGGCGAGTGGGCGGGCAGGTGGCGCCCGGGACCGTGACGCGGAAGCCGGGCAGGGGAGGCGAGAGCCGAGAGCCGGCTCGGGCGGCGAGGGGCGGAGCGGCCACCGCCCCTTCCTGCTCCGCCCCCGCGCcgctcgccccgccccgccctggcctccggccccgcccccgctgcCCCAGAGCAGCCGGCCCGGCCTGGAATGGGGGCGGGGGCGTGGGCCGCAGCCCCTTCCTCTGAACCTCTGGGCCCTGGCGGTGGGGAGATCTGCAGGGCAGGAGTGCACGGCTCGCAAGGCGTGAGGTAAGCCCGGGCTAAAGCAGGTACGCACATCGAGTCAGTCACGGGCGGACCAAGTGTACGGCTACACAGGCACAGGTCCGCGTACGTTCAGACCTAAGTGTGCAGAAGTGTACAGTCCGGGACGATCGAGTGAACTGGGTATACAGTTTGGTTCACACACGGTTGGAGGCAGAGCCATAGTTATCAAGACAGGTACACCCAGGCAAGTAACTTTTCACAGTGAGAATCAGGAACACTCAACAGGTACAGCGTGACTGGAACAGGTACACACAGAACTGGGGCCCCACCCAGGGCCAGGTACAGTTTTTTTCTGAAATCAGGACCTTGTCAGAATAGAAAGGCAGGTACAACCTGCCTTGTTCCAGCTGAAAAGACTTGCATCCAGGGCCAGGAGCTCCTATTCCAGGGCTCCAGGTGACACCTTTGTCGCTTTTGAAACCCCCAATGACTCCACCTAGCCAAGTCCCTGCTTTGTTGACTGGTCATctttaaccccccccccccccccccaaataccTCTTCTTCTGTGCCTCCCAGGCACAGCAACCCCAGGGGCTGGCCTccaagagagggagaaaatgaagCTGCCTCCGATGTTGCTCACCACCACTCCTGCCCAGTGCTGTGTGTGCCTTAGACctaatcttcacaacagccccTTTTATAGTTGAGAAAAGTTCAGTGAAAAGTGCAGTATAGTTAGACATTTATTCATTGTAGTAACTCCTTTATGGtagtaaaaatattaagtaatGAGTCCAGGTTAATAACCATAATGAAGATAAACCAACCACAGCGATAATGCCTGGCATTTATGGAGTACTCACTGGGTGGTGGGCACTGTGCCAACGCTGTGCAGACACTTCCGTGCCTTTGCATCTCCTATCTTGGCCAGGAGtgccctccccttcttccctccctgctgctgccTGACCAATTCTATTCCTCTTTTTGATgatgtcacctcctctgtgagGCCTGCCCAGACTCCTTTGGTGCTGAGTTGCTTCCTCCTCGGTGCCCCCACAGCATCCTGCCTCTGTCCCTACGTGCGGGATTGTAATCGCTGGCCAGGGACCGCCTTCTGGGCCAGGACTGGGATGGGACTCCGCCTGTACTCCTGGGCCCCGTGCTCCCCAGCACTGTGCCAGAGGGAGCCGGCAGTACTGGGCGGCGATGAGTCACGCAGCTCTGTGTCCTCCCAGAGTGAGCCGCAGTCTCGCTCTCTTCCGGCTCATGAAGGCAGCTCTTTCCCAAGAAGCTGACTCTGTTCTGCAGAACCCAGGACTGCTCCTGGGGAAACCCTGCTCCAGTTGTAGCTGGAATGGCCTCAATTCCCAGGAGCCCTCTGGATCTAATGTGCCCAgcctttctccctcccccaaccATTCTTTGCACACCTATCTTGCCAACTTCCTTCCTGGAGCCTTCTTGCTCTCCTGCCACCTGGCCAGCCTGGGTGGGGTCTGCAGAGGTTCAGGACTGGTCACCCATGGGTGGGGGATGAggagaggctggagagggaaAGGTCCCAGGAATTACCTTGGCCTTTGGAAACTTTCCCCCacaatggctcagcgggtaaagaacctgcctgcaatgcgggagacacaggagtctGAGGTTTGgttccctggtttgggaagatcccctgaaggaggaaatggcaacccactccaatattctttcctgggaaatcccatggacagaggggcctggtgggctacagtccatgaggtcacgaggagttggacacgactgcaacTGAGCCCACCCGAGATGAAGAAGAGAGACTGGaccaaatatgatttttttttttcttggaagctCACTGGGTAGCTCCGTCTGGGAATGACACAGGAGCTAGATCAATGCTCTAGGAATGGTGGGCAGGCTGCTGCGAAGCCTTGGCAGTGGGCTGCAGAGGTTCAGTTCCACAGGGCCTCCTGGAAATGCAGAAAGGGCCAGTTCCCTCCAGTGTTTTGAGGCTcctaatatactttaaaaagactTGTCACACTCGAGCTATAAAAATTGAAGTATGTTTTAACATTTCATTGAACAAATTAACTCTTTCATCACCTGTTCAAATTCAGTGCAATGTATTTGGACTATTGACAAGACAATTGGAggatttgtctttaaaaatgtattatttccttggagaaatggctgattttcGGGCTGGGACAGGGAAAAAAGTGAGCTTGGAGCGTCCTGTGGTGCCAGAGTTAGGAAGTGGTCCAAACTCAAAAGGATAAGGGTGTGTCACAGGGCCTCAGGAGCTTGAAGCTCCCAATGGCCAAAGCTGCAACAATTAGAGCAATAAAATGGGTAACTGAGTGTTTGGTTGTAACCCAGAGTATAAAAATCCATATCTCTGAGTTAGCACTGATAGAAATAAATTATTGGATAAATAATTAACTGGAGGAGGAGAGACAAATCTTCCAAATAACATGTGGAGGTTCTCACTCCTCCAGGTTAATTGTCCCTTCCTCTTCGCTTGAATGTACACTGGgcttgcatgcatgtgtgctaagtcacttcagccatgtctgactcttggcgaccctatggactgtagcccactgggttcctctgtccaagggattctccaggctagaatactggagtgggttgccatgccctcctccagggaatcttcccaaagcagggatcaaacctgcatctcttatgtctgctgcattgacagggttctttaccactagctccgcCTGGGAAGCTCCACACTGGGCTTGGTGACTTCTAAATAATAGAGTTAGGAGAGGAAACAATAGTAAGTTTACAGTGGAGACACCTGGCAGATACCACCTCGACCGAGGGATGGAAGTTACCCCCCTATCATGTGCCCCCGTCAGTAGGTGATGAGGTGCGTGTGAGCTcggttgcttcggtcatgtcccactcttggcaactctatggactgtagcctgccaggctcctctgtccattggattttccaggcaagaatactggagtgggttgccatgcccttctccaggggatcttcccaatccaggggttgaacccacgtctcttatgtctcctgcactggcaggccgtttcttaaccactgtgccaacAAGGAAGTCCTCAAACGCTGATTGAAGGACATTATGCAAAATACTTGACCAGGACTCCTCAAAACTGGAAAAGATCTCAAAAAGCTCGGAGAGACAGAAGCAGGCACAGGTCGGAGAACACAAGGAGACACCCCAGATGGATGCAGGGTGGCTCCTGGTTGGATCCTGGAACAGGGAGTGCATTAATGGAAGAGCTGGTAAAATCCAAGTAAGGTCtggacatttttgtttttgttccggCTGTACCACATGGGATGCAGCATCTCgtttccttgactagggattgaactcatagcCCTCGCACTGGAAGTGTAGAgtgtcaaccactggaccacagaggaAGTCCCAGGGTCTGGATTTTAGTTAATAGAGATGTACCaatgttggttttttttcctggctttgaCAAATGTACCACAGTGGTGTGAGATGAGGGAACTCGGTGTACTATCTTTGCAGTTCTTCTGTAAATTGAAAattaaatctgaaattaaaaatttattaaaaaaaaaacaaccctaatTTCACGGGTACTGTAGGTGGTCTGTTTTGGTAAGAAGTTCAGAAGCGTTTGTTCACGTCTGTtggtatctgtctgtctgtctgtctgtctatctctcCTGTGGTTGAGTATTATCATTTG from Budorcas taxicolor isolate Tak-1 chromosome 3, Takin1.1, whole genome shotgun sequence carries:
- the ZC3H12A gene encoding endoribonuclease ZC3H12A, with product MSLWELEDRRCCQGTPRPAQEPTAEEATTAELQMKVDFFRKLGYSSAEIHSVLQKLGVQADTNTVLGELVKHGSAAERERQASPDPCPQLPLVPRGGGTPKAPTVETSPPEEDKEGSDLRPIVIDGSNVAMSHGNKEVFSCRGILLAVNWFLERGHTDITVFVPSWRKEQPRPDVPITDQHILRDLEKKKILVFTPSRRVGGKRVVCYDDRFIVKLAFESDGIVVSNDTYRDLQGERQEWKRFIEERLLMYSFVNDKFMPPDDPLGRHGPSLDNFLRKKPLTAEHRKQPCPYGRKCTYGIKCRFFHPERPSRPQRSVADELRANALLPPSRASSKDKSGRRPSPSSQPGSLPTEQEQCSPEGKKLGAQASPGTPREGLMQTFAPTGRSLPPSGSSGGSFGPSDWFSQTLDSLPYASQDCLDSGIGSLESQMSELWGVRGGGPGEPGPPRGPYGGYRTYGAELPATPAFPAFSRALGAGHFSVPADYAPPPATFPPREYWSEPYQLPPPTPGLPEPRAPGPGADRGPWGGAGRLAKERASVYTKLCGVFPPHLVEAVMARFPQLLDPQRLAAEILSYKSQHLSE